In Candidatus Caldatribacterium sp., a single genomic region encodes these proteins:
- a CDS encoding phosphoenolpyruvate carboxykinase (GTP) produces MKENLRVRLSPNMWERLARITNPQVHEFIAFFVSLCNPDRVFISTDSEEDLQYIRESAIKNGEEIPLAIPGHTAHFDSYFDQGRDKKNTKILVPPGENLGPFIETMDREKGLSEILELLRDIMKGREMYVLFLCLGPANSPFTIPCVQLTDSSYVAHNEYLLYRPGYEEFIRRGNSFDFFRFVHAQGELDERKTCKNIDKRRIYIDLEGETVYSVNTQYGGNSIGMKKLAMRLAIRRGDRENWLTEHMLIMGVRGSQGRVTYFTGAFPSLCGKTSTAMLEGETIVGDDIAYLRNINGEARAVNVERGMFGIIQGINSVDDPIIYKALCTPGEVIFSNVLITEDGGVFWEGKDAPLPERGINHSGMWFPGKKDEKGREIPPSHPNARFTISLEKLENLDPHLDDPLGVVVSGIVYGGRDSDTWPPVEEAFDWVHGIITKGAALESETTAATLGEVGVRELNPMSNLDFLSIPIGRYIQNNLNFGKGLKRVPKIFSVNYFLKDADGRYLNEKRDKKVWFKWMEKRVHGEVRAAKTPTGFIPLYPDLKALFKEVLQKEYREEDYVKQFMLRVNENLRKIERVTKIYREKVEDTPPILFEVLEEQRKRLLAVLEKYGPYVNPFVFEVV; encoded by the coding sequence ATGAAGGAAAACCTGAGAGTGCGATTAAGCCCAAACATGTGGGAGAGACTGGCGCGTATCACCAACCCTCAGGTCCATGAATTCATCGCCTTTTTCGTGTCCTTGTGCAATCCCGACAGGGTTTTCATCTCAACGGACAGCGAGGAAGACCTCCAGTACATCCGGGAAAGTGCCATAAAGAATGGAGAAGAAATCCCTCTGGCCATACCGGGACATACGGCGCATTTTGATAGTTACTTTGATCAGGGACGGGATAAGAAGAACACCAAGATCCTTGTTCCTCCTGGAGAGAACCTCGGCCCCTTTATTGAGACTATGGACCGAGAAAAAGGCCTCTCCGAAATTCTCGAACTTCTCAGAGATATCATGAAAGGTCGAGAAATGTACGTCCTCTTTTTGTGCCTTGGACCGGCAAATTCCCCTTTCACCATACCCTGTGTTCAGCTCACTGACTCAAGTTATGTGGCCCACAATGAGTATCTTCTGTACCGTCCGGGATACGAGGAATTCATTCGTCGGGGAAATTCCTTCGACTTTTTCCGGTTTGTTCACGCCCAAGGAGAACTCGACGAGAGAAAGACCTGCAAAAACATCGACAAAAGGAGAATCTACATTGACCTTGAGGGAGAAACGGTGTACAGCGTGAACACCCAGTACGGAGGAAACAGCATTGGAATGAAGAAGCTGGCCATGCGTCTGGCCATCCGCCGAGGAGACCGTGAAAACTGGCTCACCGAACACATGCTCATTATGGGTGTCCGGGGTTCTCAAGGAAGAGTGACCTACTTCACCGGCGCCTTTCCCTCACTGTGTGGAAAAACTTCAACCGCTATGCTCGAGGGGGAAACCATCGTAGGAGACGATATCGCTTATCTGCGAAATATCAACGGCGAAGCTCGGGCAGTAAACGTCGAGCGGGGAATGTTTGGTATCATTCAGGGAATAAACTCCGTTGACGACCCCATTATCTACAAGGCCCTGTGTACCCCGGGCGAGGTCATATTCTCCAACGTCCTCATCACCGAAGACGGAGGGGTTTTTTGGGAGGGTAAAGACGCTCCCCTGCCCGAAAGGGGGATAAATCACAGCGGAATGTGGTTCCCCGGCAAAAAGGATGAAAAGGGAAGAGAGATTCCTCCCTCCCATCCCAACGCCCGCTTTACGATTTCTCTCGAAAAGCTTGAAAACCTCGATCCTCACCTTGACGACCCTCTTGGGGTTGTAGTCAGCGGCATTGTGTATGGAGGAAGGGACTCGGATACCTGGCCACCGGTAGAAGAAGCTTTCGATTGGGTTCACGGTATCATCACAAAGGGCGCAGCCCTGGAATCAGAAACCACTGCTGCTACTCTGGGAGAAGTGGGAGTACGAGAACTCAACCCCATGTCAAACCTTGACTTCCTCTCCATCCCTATTGGTCGGTACATCCAAAACAACCTCAATTTTGGGAAAGGATTAAAGAGAGTTCCAAAAATCTTCTCTGTCAACTACTTCCTGAAGGACGCGGATGGCCGTTACCTCAACGAGAAAAGGGACAAAAAGGTTTGGTTTAAGTGGATGGAAAAGAGAGTTCACGGGGAGGTCAGAGCTGCCAAAACCCCGACCGGATTCATTCCCCTTTACCCAGACCTCAAGGCGCTCTTCAAAGAGGTTTTGCAAAAAGAGTATCGGGAGGAAGATTACGTGAAGCAGTTCATGCTTCGGGTAAACGAGAATCTTCGGAAAATTGAGCGAGTCACGAAGATCTACCGCGAAAAAGTTGAGGACACTCCCCCGATTCTCTTTGAGGTCCTTGAAGAGCAACGAAAGCGATTGCTTGCCGTCCTTGAGAAATACGGACCGTACGTGAACCCCTTTGTCTTTGAGGTAGTCTGA
- a CDS encoding ABC transporter ATP-binding protein, which yields MLRLERVNKYFFRNTQDERWAIRNLSLEVTKGEFVTVVGSNGAGKTTLLNLIGGTYFPDSGRIFINGSDVTTVPAHERAKYLGRVFQNTFQGTAPNLTIEENLAIAYLKGKRKGIRMAINEKMREYFRERLAEIGLGLEKRLKDRVGLLSGGQRQALALLMATFGNPKILLLDEHTANLDPKTGEKIMELTTRLIEENALTAIMVTHNLQDALQYGNRTLMMDEGEIVLDISGEERKRMTLQELLERFSERRHKKFADDRALLSS from the coding sequence ATGCTTCGGCTTGAACGGGTGAACAAGTACTTTTTCCGGAATACTCAGGATGAGCGATGGGCCATCCGGAACCTGAGCCTTGAGGTGACCAAGGGGGAATTCGTGACCGTTGTGGGGAGTAACGGTGCGGGGAAAACGACGCTTCTCAACCTCATCGGAGGTACGTACTTTCCCGACAGCGGCCGTATCTTCATCAACGGTAGCGATGTGACCACGGTTCCCGCTCATGAACGGGCGAAGTACCTCGGGAGGGTCTTCCAGAATACGTTCCAGGGGACGGCTCCAAACCTCACCATTGAGGAGAACCTGGCAATTGCCTATCTCAAGGGGAAACGGAAGGGTATCCGCATGGCCATAAACGAGAAAATGCGGGAGTACTTCCGGGAGCGTCTTGCCGAAATTGGACTTGGCCTTGAGAAGCGCCTGAAGGACCGGGTTGGACTTCTCTCGGGGGGTCAAAGGCAAGCCCTTGCCCTTCTTATGGCTACCTTTGGGAATCCGAAAATACTCCTTCTTGACGAACATACGGCAAATCTTGACCCCAAAACGGGCGAGAAGATAATGGAGTTGACCACGCGTCTCATAGAAGAGAACGCCCTCACGGCCATCATGGTGACGCATAACCTTCAGGATGCTCTCCAGTACGGGAACCGGACGCTCATGATGGATGAAGGGGAGATTGTGCTTGACATTTCCGGGGAAGAGCGAAAGCGCATGACCCTGCAGGAGCTCCTTGAGCGGTTCAGCGAGCGACGTCACAAGAAGTTCGCGGACGATAGAGCTCTGCTCTCGTCATAG
- a CDS encoding FGGY-family carbohydrate kinase yields MYLLGTDIGTNGTKTVMVDEKGNFIADAFVEYGVITPKPSWAEQWPDVWLDAVVKTVARCVEKSKVNPKDIAGLAISGLYGGSGIPVDKDIKPLRPCLIWMDRRARKETQWVKDNVPLEKIFGITGNYVDSYYGFTKMMWIRNNEPEVWEKIYQFVTPKDYVVYCLTGELATDYSSAGNIGGVFDIRKRTWSDEMCEILGIPKRMLPERIYKSSEIVGKLKKEFAEKMGLLSGMPIVAGGIDAPVAQLAAGVLGPGEHVAMAGTSMCWGTVHDGTYLTPFLVSFPYVVYDDKLIYTFGGSATSGALARWFRDQFGRLEKEAEKDFGIPAYTLLELQARDIPPGSEGIVVLPYFMGERSPIWDPDARGTILGLSLYHTRAHVYKAMLEAAAYALRHNMEEALKTGMKLNPECWIVGGVARSSFWVQIFADVTGFDMKRLSKDVEAPFGDAFLAGLGTGVIDKPERIKEWVSFRPVIKVDPERKAMYDRYYELFRELYESTKGVMKKLADLM; encoded by the coding sequence ATGTACCTTCTTGGAACTGATATCGGGACCAACGGCACCAAGACGGTTATGGTGGATGAGAAGGGGAATTTCATCGCCGATGCCTTTGTGGAGTACGGCGTTATCACGCCGAAGCCATCCTGGGCAGAGCAGTGGCCGGATGTCTGGCTTGACGCGGTGGTGAAAACTGTTGCCCGCTGCGTGGAGAAATCAAAGGTCAATCCCAAGGATATTGCCGGCCTTGCCATAAGCGGTCTCTACGGTGGTTCGGGCATTCCTGTGGACAAGGACATAAAGCCTCTTCGTCCCTGCCTCATCTGGATGGACCGGAGGGCAAGGAAGGAAACGCAGTGGGTGAAGGACAACGTTCCCCTTGAGAAAATCTTTGGCATCACGGGGAATTACGTTGATTCGTACTACGGCTTCACGAAGATGATGTGGATACGGAACAACGAACCCGAGGTTTGGGAAAAAATTTACCAGTTCGTCACTCCCAAGGACTACGTGGTGTACTGTCTCACCGGGGAGCTCGCCACGGACTACTCTTCGGCGGGCAATATCGGTGGAGTCTTTGATATCCGCAAGCGCACCTGGTCTGATGAAATGTGCGAAATCCTTGGGATTCCAAAGCGGATGCTCCCCGAGAGAATCTATAAATCCTCCGAGATTGTGGGGAAGCTCAAGAAGGAATTTGCCGAGAAAATGGGTCTTTTGAGCGGCATGCCCATCGTGGCAGGGGGCATTGATGCGCCGGTTGCGCAGCTTGCGGCAGGGGTTTTAGGTCCTGGAGAACACGTGGCCATGGCAGGAACCTCCATGTGCTGGGGAACGGTGCACGATGGGACGTACCTTACCCCGTTCCTGGTGAGCTTCCCGTACGTGGTGTACGATGATAAGCTCATCTACACCTTCGGCGGAAGCGCAACCTCTGGAGCCTTAGCGCGCTGGTTTCGTGACCAGTTCGGGCGGCTTGAGAAGGAAGCGGAGAAAGACTTCGGCATTCCTGCGTACACTCTTCTTGAGCTCCAGGCACGGGACATCCCACCAGGAAGTGAGGGTATCGTCGTGCTCCCGTACTTCATGGGTGAACGCTCGCCCATTTGGGACCCCGATGCCCGGGGAACAATTCTTGGGCTCTCCCTCTACCACACAAGGGCTCACGTCTACAAGGCCATGCTTGAGGCTGCGGCGTACGCTCTCCGGCACAACATGGAAGAGGCTCTGAAAACGGGAATGAAGCTCAACCCCGAGTGCTGGATTGTCGGTGGTGTTGCCCGTTCCTCCTTCTGGGTGCAGATTTTTGCCGATGTGACTGGTTTTGATATGAAGCGTCTCTCAAAGGACGTCGAGGCACCTTTTGGTGATGCTTTTCTTGCCGGTCTTGGCACGGGGGTCATCGACAAACCGGAGCGCATCAAGGAGTGGGTGAGCTTCCGACCGGTCATTAAGGTGGACCCCGAAAGAAAAGCAATGTACGACCGGTACTACGAGCTCTTCCGGGAACTCTACGAGAGCACCAAAGGCGTCATGAAAAAGCTTGCGGATTTGATGTAG
- a CDS encoding rubredoxin, translating to MYVLSARHGEEVNGCIINALVQVTAFPPQIVASLNKESYTLPLVQQSGYFGISVLDQDTPLQVIGLFGFRSGKDTKKFDQVKYFLGKTGVPILAEHVVAFVEAKLVKSVDAGTHVLLLGEVVETDFVNAEANPMTYGYYRDVKGGKVPRTAATYKEEKVKPEEVGRYRCKVCGYIYDPRFGDPDSGIPAGTRFADLPDTWVCPICGVGKDQFERV from the coding sequence ATGTACGTTTTATCTGCCCGCCATGGGGAGGAGGTGAATGGGTGCATTATCAACGCTTTGGTCCAGGTCACGGCTTTTCCTCCCCAGATTGTGGCAAGCCTCAACAAGGAGAGCTATACCCTTCCCCTTGTGCAGCAGAGCGGGTACTTTGGCATTTCGGTTCTTGACCAAGATACACCCCTCCAGGTAATAGGTCTTTTTGGCTTTCGAAGCGGCAAGGACACGAAGAAGTTCGACCAGGTGAAGTATTTCCTTGGAAAGACGGGTGTTCCCATTCTTGCTGAGCACGTTGTGGCTTTTGTCGAGGCAAAACTCGTCAAAAGTGTAGACGCAGGAACCCATGTCCTGCTCCTTGGGGAAGTGGTGGAAACGGATTTTGTGAATGCAGAAGCTAACCCCATGACCTACGGGTACTACCGGGATGTCAAGGGCGGAAAGGTCCCTCGCACCGCAGCAACGTACAAGGAAGAAAAGGTGAAACCCGAAGAAGTAGGACGGTACCGCTGCAAGGTCTGTGGGTACATCTACGACCCCCGTTTCGGAGACCCAGATTCAGGAATCCCTGCGGGGACTCGTTTTGCCGACCTTCCGGATACCTGGGTTTGCCCGATTTGTGGGGTTGGTAAGGACCAATTCGAGAGGGTGTAG
- the murJ gene encoding murein biosynthesis integral membrane protein MurJ, which yields MQESRLFKNTVVVGLGTLLSRVSGLLREILISSFFGATWVTDAFLLAYTIPNLLRRLFAEGALSTSVVPVFSEYFASSPRKKDPQNFVSSVFSGFTFIVGLVCLFGILFSPWIVRLAAIGFRDDAAKFLFTVHSTQIMFPFLLLISWSALLMGFLNTLNIFSWPAVAPFFFNLGTIVSLLFLRKSFGPYALAFGVILGGLWQFLFQIPPLGRKGFLLRVNFRFWEDEGFQKVLHLMLPVTFSLAVSQVNTLVDRIVASLCREGAVSALYFSDRLMEFPLGVFGVALSIAVLPPLSQSVWAGDTEEWKRTFWQGVRWVLFFMLPAVVFLMTFPLPLVALVYRRGMFDALAADMTALALFYYAPGLVFFALNHLVTRAFYSLHDTRTPVKVGLAAVLLNIVLDLWLVRFFDFGGVALATSLAAFFQFVFLVYFLRQKVEDFSLFPSGRWFLKGAMQIGIFTACCLSLKRMIPYASSFEFVLILCFLGGLYLALPFLLKMDERRAILAVLGDFRRSGGS from the coding sequence ATGCAGGAGAGCAGGCTCTTCAAAAACACTGTAGTCGTTGGTCTTGGGACGTTACTCTCACGAGTTTCGGGTCTTCTCAGGGAAATCCTTATATCTTCCTTCTTTGGGGCCACCTGGGTCACCGACGCATTCCTTCTTGCGTACACAATACCGAATCTTCTGCGGCGGCTTTTTGCCGAGGGTGCCCTGAGTACTTCTGTTGTTCCTGTGTTCTCTGAGTACTTTGCTTCCTCCCCTCGAAAGAAGGACCCTCAAAACTTCGTTTCTTCCGTATTCAGCGGTTTCACCTTCATCGTGGGCCTTGTGTGCCTTTTTGGCATCCTTTTTTCCCCGTGGATTGTCCGTCTTGCCGCCATTGGCTTTCGGGATGATGCGGCGAAGTTTCTCTTTACCGTCCACTCAACGCAAATCATGTTCCCCTTTTTGCTCCTCATCTCCTGGTCGGCGCTCCTTATGGGCTTTCTGAACACTCTCAATATCTTCAGCTGGCCCGCAGTGGCTCCCTTTTTCTTCAACCTGGGGACAATTGTGAGCCTCCTTTTTCTGCGGAAATCCTTTGGTCCCTATGCCCTTGCTTTCGGGGTGATTCTTGGGGGTCTCTGGCAATTCCTCTTTCAGATTCCTCCTCTCGGACGGAAAGGCTTCCTGCTCCGGGTGAACTTTCGGTTCTGGGAGGACGAAGGGTTCCAGAAGGTTCTCCACCTGATGCTCCCGGTCACCTTTTCTCTTGCCGTCTCCCAGGTGAACACTCTGGTGGACCGGATTGTTGCCTCCCTCTGCCGGGAGGGCGCTGTATCCGCCCTCTACTTTTCCGATCGCCTCATGGAATTTCCTCTTGGAGTGTTTGGGGTTGCCCTTTCGATTGCCGTTTTACCACCTCTCTCGCAGAGTGTGTGGGCGGGAGACACCGAAGAGTGGAAGAGGACTTTCTGGCAAGGAGTACGATGGGTCTTATTTTTCATGCTCCCTGCGGTGGTTTTCCTCATGACCTTTCCGCTTCCTCTTGTTGCCCTTGTGTACCGGCGAGGAATGTTCGACGCCCTGGCTGCGGACATGACGGCTTTAGCCCTCTTCTACTATGCCCCTGGGCTTGTCTTTTTTGCCTTGAATCACCTGGTAACTCGAGCCTTCTACTCGCTCCATGATACCCGTACCCCGGTGAAAGTTGGCCTTGCGGCTGTCCTTCTGAACATTGTCCTTGACCTGTGGCTGGTGCGATTTTTTGACTTTGGTGGAGTGGCTCTGGCCACATCTCTTGCCGCTTTTTTTCAGTTCGTCTTCCTTGTATACTTTCTACGGCAGAAGGTTGAGGACTTTTCTCTTTTTCCTTCAGGGCGATGGTTTCTCAAGGGAGCCATGCAAATTGGAATATTTACGGCGTGTTGTCTGTCTCTAAAAAGAATGATACCTTATGCTTCCTCTTTTGAGTTTGTGCTCATCCTCTGTTTCCTTGGGGGGCTTTACCTTGCGCTTCCCTTTCTTCTCAAAATGGATGAGAGGAGAGCTATCTTAGCGGTTCTTGGAGATTTTCGAAGGAGCGGAGGGTCCTGA
- a CDS encoding TrpB-like pyridoxal phosphate-dependent enzyme, with amino-acid sequence MDENRVLLSEREMPTVWYNILPDLPRPLDPPLHPLTREPVKPEDLAPVFPPSLIEQEVSGERFIDIPGEVLDVYRLWRPTPLVRARRLEKALGTPARIYYKYEGVSPAGSHKPNTAVAQAYYNKKDGTKRLTTETGAGQWGSALAMACRFFGLECTVYMVRISYEQKPYRRVLMETWGAEVYPSPSTRTKAGRDILAQDPNSLGSLGIAISEAIEDAVTTPNSKYSLGSVLNHVLLHQTIIGEEAKLQLEKVGEYPDIIVGCVGGGSNFGGILLPFMRDKLEGKKNFRGIAVEPVACSSLLRGKYEYDYGDVAKNTPLLKMHTLGHDFIPPAIHAGGLRYHGMAPIISLLYDAGLIEAQAYHQNAVFEAAVLFARTEGFVVAPETAHAVKAVIEEAKKCAETGEEKVILFNCSGHGFLDLSAYDQYLSGKLPDVNHGK; translated from the coding sequence ATGGATGAGAATCGCGTTCTTCTGAGCGAGCGGGAGATGCCCACGGTCTGGTACAATATCCTCCCTGATCTTCCCCGTCCCCTTGACCCTCCGCTCCATCCTCTCACCAGGGAACCGGTGAAACCGGAGGACCTTGCCCCCGTGTTTCCTCCAAGCCTCATCGAGCAGGAGGTGAGCGGGGAACGCTTCATCGATATCCCGGGGGAGGTTCTCGATGTGTACCGCCTGTGGCGGCCAACACCCCTTGTCCGGGCCCGGCGTCTTGAGAAGGCCCTCGGCACACCGGCCCGCATCTACTATAAGTACGAGGGGGTGAGCCCTGCAGGGAGCCACAAGCCGAATACCGCCGTGGCCCAGGCGTACTACAACAAAAAAGACGGGACGAAGCGTCTGACCACAGAAACCGGGGCGGGTCAGTGGGGTTCGGCCCTGGCCATGGCGTGTCGGTTCTTCGGTCTTGAGTGTACGGTGTACATGGTGCGGATAAGCTACGAGCAGAAACCGTACCGGCGAGTTCTCATGGAAACCTGGGGAGCAGAGGTGTACCCAAGCCCAAGCACCCGTACGAAGGCAGGGCGTGACATCCTCGCTCAGGACCCGAATTCCCTCGGAAGCCTTGGCATCGCCATCAGTGAAGCCATAGAAGACGCGGTGACGACCCCAAACTCCAAGTACAGCCTGGGAAGCGTTCTGAACCACGTGCTCCTGCATCAGACCATTATCGGCGAAGAGGCAAAGCTCCAGCTTGAGAAAGTCGGGGAATACCCGGATATCATTGTGGGGTGTGTGGGAGGAGGGAGCAATTTCGGAGGAATCCTTCTCCCCTTCATGCGGGACAAGCTCGAGGGAAAGAAGAACTTTCGGGGGATTGCGGTTGAGCCGGTGGCCTGTTCCTCCCTTCTTCGGGGAAAGTACGAGTACGACTACGGGGATGTGGCCAAGAACACCCCTCTTTTGAAGATGCACACCTTAGGGCATGATTTCATTCCTCCGGCGATTCACGCGGGGGGCTTGCGGTACCACGGTATGGCACCCATTATAAGCCTTCTCTACGATGCTGGTCTCATCGAAGCCCAGGCGTACCACCAGAACGCCGTTTTCGAGGCAGCGGTTCTCTTTGCCCGTACTGAGGGATTCGTGGTGGCTCCGGAGACGGCTCATGCGGTGAAGGCGGTTATCGAAGAAGCCAAAAAGTGTGCAGAAACCGGTGAAGAGAAGGTGATTCTTTTCAACTGCAGCGGCCACGGATTCTTGGACCTCAGTGCCTACGATCAGTACCTCTCTGGGAAACTCCCTGATGTGAACCACGGAAAATAG
- a CDS encoding ABC transporter permease, with translation MQEFFLYSIQEGLLFGILALGVFITFRCLNFPDLTVDGSYPLGAAVFALMMYRGYGPGVGIAVALGAGAVAGLFTGILHTFSRIPALLSGILTMICLYSINLRIMGRPNLSLSEYLGHRTLFTILRDSFPSVPEVYVRLVFLCGLIIFLKFLIDAFLQTEVGLSIRATGDNEVLVATQGIDPNDMKLIGISLSNALVALAGAMFAQYQGFVDINMGIGMVISGLASVIVGEVLLRGKTIFVMTLQVIVGSVVYRLATAIALNWGYSIGFKPYDLKLFTGLLVIIILSFPVLKEKFGKA, from the coding sequence ATTCAGGAGTTTTTCCTCTACAGCATCCAGGAAGGATTGCTCTTTGGGATTCTGGCCCTTGGGGTTTTCATTACCTTTCGGTGCTTGAATTTTCCCGATCTTACCGTTGATGGGAGCTACCCCCTGGGGGCGGCGGTCTTTGCCCTCATGATGTACCGGGGGTATGGTCCGGGAGTGGGAATTGCCGTTGCTCTTGGTGCGGGGGCGGTAGCAGGACTTTTCACCGGTATCCTCCACACCTTTTCCCGGATTCCGGCGCTTCTTTCGGGTATCCTCACCATGATTTGCCTGTACTCCATAAACCTTCGAATCATGGGGAGACCCAATCTCTCTCTTTCTGAGTACCTTGGGCACCGTACACTCTTTACCATCCTTCGGGATTCCTTTCCTTCTGTGCCCGAGGTGTACGTTCGTCTTGTCTTTCTCTGCGGCCTCATCATTTTCCTGAAATTCCTCATCGATGCTTTCCTGCAGACGGAAGTCGGTCTTTCCATTCGGGCTACAGGGGACAACGAAGTCCTTGTGGCCACCCAGGGTATTGACCCAAACGACATGAAACTCATCGGTATCAGCCTTTCAAATGCTTTGGTGGCCCTTGCAGGAGCGATGTTTGCCCAGTACCAGGGCTTTGTGGACATCAACATGGGCATCGGCATGGTCATCTCGGGACTTGCCTCGGTCATTGTGGGAGAGGTACTCCTGCGGGGGAAAACAATCTTTGTCATGACCCTTCAGGTGATTGTGGGGTCGGTGGTGTACCGTTTGGCCACGGCCATTGCCCTGAACTGGGGGTACAGCATCGGCTTTAAACCGTACGATCTGAAGCTCTTTACGGGGCTTCTCGTGATTATCATTCTCTCTTTCCCTGTTCTCAAGGAAAAATTTGGGAAGGCGTAG
- a CDS encoding ABC transporter substrate-binding protein, producing MKRIGIVLFVVLLFGLALGVGAEEKVRIGIMQIIDHPALNAVRQGFIDAMKEVYGYEEGVNIEYDAQSAQGDIATANTIARKFVTEKVDLILSIATPTSQAAVNATKEIPIVFSAVTDPVSAGLVKDLEHPGGNVTGISDMTPVARQIALIKFLFPEAKRIGTLYNAGEVNSVVTNELAKKACAELGLELVEATVASTADVAMAAQSLVGKVDAIYVSTDNTVVSALDAVGNVCLTNKIPLILADPTTVGKGALCALGFDYYLHGRQTADIAARILKGEKPGDIPVEFAKKLFLLVNPKTVEALGLSAADLEAKLNEFVKAMEKEGVEVTLGKLE from the coding sequence ATGAAAAGGATAGGTATTGTGCTCTTCGTGGTTTTGCTCTTTGGACTTGCCCTGGGTGTGGGAGCAGAGGAAAAAGTGCGCATCGGTATCATGCAAATCATTGACCACCCGGCCCTCAATGCCGTCCGCCAGGGGTTCATCGACGCCATGAAGGAGGTTTACGGGTACGAAGAAGGGGTTAACATAGAGTACGATGCACAGTCTGCCCAGGGGGATATTGCAACGGCCAACACCATTGCCCGGAAATTCGTCACCGAAAAGGTGGACCTTATTCTCTCCATTGCTACTCCCACGTCACAGGCTGCGGTCAACGCCACAAAGGAAATACCCATCGTTTTCTCGGCGGTTACCGACCCGGTGAGCGCAGGTCTTGTGAAAGACCTCGAGCACCCGGGAGGAAACGTCACAGGAATTTCTGATATGACACCGGTAGCCCGCCAGATTGCGCTCATCAAGTTCCTCTTCCCTGAGGCAAAGCGCATTGGGACGCTCTACAATGCCGGAGAGGTCAACTCGGTGGTGACGAATGAACTGGCTAAAAAAGCCTGTGCGGAACTTGGCCTTGAACTTGTTGAGGCAACGGTGGCAAGCACTGCCGATGTGGCCATGGCTGCCCAGTCCCTGGTCGGAAAGGTTGACGCCATTTACGTTTCCACCGACAATACCGTGGTGAGCGCTCTGGACGCGGTGGGGAACGTATGTCTTACCAATAAAATCCCCCTCATTCTTGCGGATCCGACAACGGTTGGAAAAGGAGCCCTCTGCGCCCTTGGGTTTGACTACTACCTCCACGGAAGGCAAACCGCCGATATCGCAGCTCGAATCCTCAAGGGAGAAAAACCGGGGGATATTCCGGTCGAGTTTGCCAAAAAACTCTTTCTCCTTGTGAATCCCAAGACCGTTGAGGCTTTAGGACTTTCGGCGGCTGACCTTGAGGCCAAGCTCAACGAGTTCGTCAAGGCAATGGAAAAAGAGGGTGTCGAGGTTACGCTGGGTAAGCTCGAGTAA